The Methylacidimicrobium sp. B4 genome contains a region encoding:
- the modC gene encoding molybdenum ABC transporter ATP-binding protein: MAGIDARFRLDWPSFSLDVDLTLPGRGVTALFGHSGSGKTTLLRCIAGLEHAPQGWLSVDGEVWQDADRWLPTHRRPIGFVFQEASLFPHLSVLGNLRYGRKRVRDARRVSLDQAIELLGIGHLLDRRPDRLSGGERQRVGIARALAVSPRLLLLDEPLAALDWKRKREILPYLERLHDELEIPILYVSHSPDEVARLADHLVAMEGGKVLAAGPLTETLARLDLPFRLGEDAGAVLDATVGAVDKEWRLARMDFDGGSLWAPDPGLTVGRRIRVRVLARDVSLAEEPGTSSIQNVLRGQVDAIGADEHPGLALVRLRVGESVLLARLTRRAAASLGVTSGRVLWVQVKSVALLE, from the coding sequence ATGGCGGGCATCGATGCGCGTTTCCGGCTCGACTGGCCGAGCTTCTCCCTCGACGTGGATCTCACCCTTCCTGGTCGGGGCGTCACCGCTCTCTTCGGCCATTCCGGCTCCGGCAAAACCACGCTGCTGCGCTGCATCGCAGGACTGGAGCACGCGCCGCAAGGATGGCTCTCCGTCGATGGCGAGGTGTGGCAAGACGCCGACCGATGGCTGCCGACGCACAGGAGGCCCATCGGCTTCGTATTCCAGGAGGCCAGCCTGTTTCCTCATCTCTCGGTACTGGGCAATCTGCGCTATGGCAGGAAGCGCGTCCGGGATGCGCGGCGGGTAAGCCTCGATCAGGCCATCGAGCTGCTGGGCATCGGCCATCTGCTCGACCGCAGACCGGATCGCCTCTCGGGCGGAGAACGCCAGCGGGTCGGCATCGCCCGCGCCTTGGCCGTCAGCCCACGCCTGCTGCTGCTGGACGAGCCGCTGGCCGCGCTCGACTGGAAGCGCAAGCGGGAAATCCTGCCCTATCTGGAGCGGCTACACGACGAATTGGAGATTCCGATTCTCTACGTCAGCCACTCGCCTGACGAGGTGGCGCGGCTGGCCGACCACTTGGTGGCGATGGAGGGCGGCAAGGTGCTGGCTGCTGGCCCCTTGACCGAAACCCTGGCTCGCCTCGACCTGCCCTTCCGGCTCGGCGAGGATGCCGGTGCCGTGCTCGATGCCACCGTGGGCGCGGTCGACAAGGAGTGGCGCCTGGCGCGCATGGATTTCGATGGCGGCAGCCTGTGGGCACCCGATCCGGGCCTGACGGTCGGCCGCCGCATCCGGGTGCGGGTGCTGGCTCGCGATGTCAGCCTTGCCGAAGAGCCGGGGACCAGCAGCATCCAGAACGTGCTGCGCGGGCAGGTCGATGCCATCGGCGCTGACGAGCATCCCGGCCTGGCGCTCGTGCGCCTCCGTGTCGGTGAATCGGTGCTGCTCGCACGGCTGACCAGACGAGCCGCCGCATCCCTCGGCGTCACTTCCGGTCGAGTGCTCTGGGTACAGGTGAAGTCGGTCGCATTGCTGGAGTGA
- a CDS encoding VOC family protein — MKILLLHHAALPVTDLERSKTFYREILGLEEVFRAPFPFPGAWFALPGGQRIHLIVSPGQTLRTGKGIDSRDGHFALRVASYREALEELAQKGYTPDADDELRRIKVDPHSVAGFPQMYLLDPDRNLIEINAERLDL, encoded by the coding sequence ATGAAAATCCTTCTTCTGCATCATGCCGCGCTGCCGGTCACCGACCTGGAACGATCGAAAACCTTCTATCGCGAGATCCTGGGGCTGGAGGAAGTTTTCCGAGCCCCCTTCCCTTTCCCCGGAGCCTGGTTTGCTCTTCCGGGCGGCCAGCGGATCCACCTGATTGTCTCCCCTGGCCAGACCCTGCGCACGGGCAAGGGGATCGACTCCCGGGACGGACACTTCGCCCTGCGGGTCGCCAGCTACCGGGAAGCGCTTGAGGAGCTTGCGCAAAAAGGCTATACGCCCGACGCGGACGACGAGCTGCGCCGGATCAAGGTCGATCCCCATTCGGTAGCCGGATTTCCCCAGATGTATCTGCTCGACCCCGATCGGAACTTGATCGAGATCAACGCGGAAAGGCTCGATCTTTAG
- the modB gene encoding molybdate ABC transporter permease subunit, translating into MLNNSDLQALWLTVRLASTVTVILLLVGTPIAWWLARARTWWKGPIGAVVALPLVLPPSVLGFYLLLAMGPNGPVGQLTHALGFGLLPFTFWGLVVASVFYSLPFMVQPLQTAFEAVGDRPLEVAATLRASPLDAFFTVAVPLAAPGFLTAAILTFAHTVGEFGVVLMIGGNLPGITRVASVQIYDHVEALEYLQAHRLAAVLLLFSFLVLLALYSWRPNPKKGA; encoded by the coding sequence ATGCTGAACAATAGCGACCTACAGGCCCTCTGGCTGACCGTGCGCCTGGCTAGCACCGTCACCGTAATCCTGCTCTTGGTCGGCACACCCATCGCCTGGTGGCTCGCCCGCGCCAGGACCTGGTGGAAGGGGCCGATTGGCGCGGTGGTCGCCTTGCCCTTGGTGCTGCCGCCCTCGGTGCTCGGGTTCTACTTGCTGCTGGCGATGGGGCCGAACGGGCCGGTGGGGCAACTCACCCATGCGCTGGGCTTCGGGCTCTTGCCTTTTACCTTCTGGGGCTTGGTCGTCGCTTCGGTCTTCTATTCCCTGCCGTTCATGGTGCAGCCGCTGCAAACGGCCTTCGAGGCCGTGGGCGACCGGCCGCTGGAGGTGGCGGCCACGCTGCGCGCCTCGCCGCTCGATGCCTTCTTCACCGTGGCCGTGCCGCTGGCCGCCCCCGGCTTCCTGACCGCCGCGATCCTGACCTTCGCCCACACGGTGGGCGAGTTCGGCGTGGTGCTGATGATCGGCGGCAACCTGCCGGGCATCACCCGTGTCGCCTCCGTGCAAATCTATGATCACGTGGAGGCGCTGGAATACCTGCAGGCGCACCGCCTCGCGGCGGTGCTGCTGCTCTTTTCCTTCCTCGTGCTGCTAGCCCTCTACTCCTGGCGTCCCAATCCGAAGAAAGGCGCTTGA
- the modA gene encoding molybdate ABC transporter substrate-binding protein, with protein MLSCSLFLGTFAHAESVHVAVAANFTGPMERIAPEFEKATGHKAIVAYGSVGKFYAEIKNRAPFDVLVSSDDQTPMRLQRDGLAIPGSQITYAIGKLVLWSAKPGLVDDKGEVLKQGNFRHLALANPKLAVYGAAAVEVMTRLHVYAPLESKLVLGENITQAYQFVATGNAELGFVALSQVYQDAQFAPGSHWIVPARLYSTLKQDAVLLSHGQGNPAADALLAYLKSEMARKVIRAYGYEF; from the coding sequence ATGCTTTCCTGCTCGCTCTTCTTGGGCACCTTCGCCCATGCCGAAAGCGTCCATGTGGCAGTTGCCGCCAACTTCACCGGTCCAATGGAACGAATCGCCCCAGAGTTTGAGAAGGCGACCGGCCACAAAGCGATCGTCGCCTACGGGTCAGTGGGCAAGTTCTACGCAGAGATCAAGAACAGGGCACCCTTCGACGTGCTGGTCTCCTCCGATGACCAGACCCCAATGCGCCTCCAACGGGACGGCCTGGCGATACCGGGGAGCCAGATAACGTATGCCATTGGCAAGCTCGTGCTCTGGAGTGCCAAGCCGGGCCTGGTGGATGACAAGGGCGAGGTACTCAAGCAGGGCAATTTCCGGCATCTGGCCCTCGCCAACCCGAAGCTTGCGGTGTACGGCGCTGCGGCGGTCGAGGTGATGACCAGGCTCCATGTTTACGCGCCGCTCGAAAGCAAGCTCGTCCTTGGCGAAAACATTACCCAGGCCTATCAGTTCGTCGCCACGGGAAATGCCGAGCTCGGTTTCGTGGCGCTCTCGCAGGTTTACCAGGACGCTCAATTCGCCCCCGGCTCCCATTGGATCGTGCCGGCCCGCCTCTATTCAACCCTCAAGCAAGACGCGGTGCTGCTCAGCCACGGCCAAGGCAATCCGGCGGCCGATGCGTTGCTTGCCTACCTCAAAAGTGAGATGGCCAGGAAAGTGATCCGCGCCTACGGCTACGAATTCTGA
- a CDS encoding glycerol kinase GlpK: protein MEYILALDQGTTSSRALLLDRKGEIASQARRPISILTPRPEWVEQSPELLWSSLEEAAREALERVGVKPRQVVAIGIANQRETFLLWDRRSLEPLGNAIVWQDRRSAALCDRLRKEGWEEAIRARTGLRLNPYFSGSKLLWLWEHVPVLRSRLDRLCFGTVDSWLLSQLTGGKAHATEESNASRTLFFNIYERRWDQELLSLFQIPPAILPRLLPSAGLFGKGVGFWEGIPILAVLGDQQASLFGQLCWGAGSFKTTYGTGAFSLMNLGNRPLAATEGLLVSSGWNRGKKTDYVLEGSVFIAGAAFQWLVEGLRLAPSIGQVEALARQAPEAEGLVFVPALTGLGSPYWDCSAEGLLIGMTRKTRPSHIARAAFEGVAHQVCDVIEAMGRATGGSLHEMKVDGGAAQSDLLLQIQANLLGLSVARSRSPEATALGVGLLAGRETGFFTNLEGSSFGQIERIFSPLLDSRERLRKREEWKSAVERAQGWRGEGSADLSSG, encoded by the coding sequence ATGGAGTATATTCTCGCCCTCGATCAAGGAACGACGAGCTCCCGGGCTCTGCTCCTCGATCGCAAGGGAGAGATCGCCTCGCAGGCGCGGCGGCCCATTTCGATCCTCACCCCAAGGCCCGAATGGGTGGAGCAGAGCCCCGAGCTGCTCTGGAGCTCGCTCGAGGAAGCGGCGCGTGAGGCTCTTGAGCGCGTGGGAGTCAAGCCGCGGCAGGTTGTTGCCATCGGCATTGCCAACCAGCGAGAGACCTTCCTTCTCTGGGACCGACGAAGCCTTGAGCCGCTCGGAAACGCCATCGTCTGGCAGGACCGCCGGTCGGCGGCGCTCTGCGACCGGTTGCGGAAGGAGGGTTGGGAAGAGGCGATCCGGGCAAGGACCGGCCTCCGGCTCAACCCCTACTTCTCGGGGAGCAAGCTTCTCTGGCTGTGGGAACACGTTCCGGTGCTCCGGAGCCGTCTCGACCGCCTCTGCTTTGGAACCGTCGATAGCTGGCTGCTCTCCCAGCTGACCGGGGGGAAAGCCCACGCCACCGAGGAGTCGAATGCTTCCCGGACGCTGTTCTTCAATATCTATGAACGCCGGTGGGACCAAGAGCTCCTCAGCCTCTTTCAAATTCCCCCGGCGATCCTGCCACGGCTGCTCCCCTCGGCCGGCCTCTTCGGGAAAGGGGTGGGCTTCTGGGAGGGGATTCCGATTCTCGCGGTCCTGGGCGACCAGCAGGCTTCGCTCTTCGGCCAGCTCTGCTGGGGAGCGGGCAGCTTCAAGACGACCTACGGGACCGGAGCCTTCTCGCTCATGAACCTGGGGAACCGGCCCCTTGCGGCCACTGAAGGCTTGCTCGTCTCCTCCGGCTGGAATCGAGGGAAGAAGACCGACTACGTGCTTGAAGGCAGCGTCTTTATCGCCGGGGCCGCCTTCCAGTGGCTGGTGGAGGGTTTGCGTCTCGCCCCGAGCATCGGTCAGGTCGAGGCGTTGGCGCGACAGGCTCCCGAGGCGGAAGGGCTAGTCTTCGTCCCGGCTCTCACCGGATTGGGAAGCCCCTACTGGGACTGCTCGGCCGAGGGCCTCTTGATCGGGATGACCCGGAAAACCCGGCCTTCCCACATTGCACGGGCCGCGTTCGAAGGCGTCGCGCATCAGGTCTGCGACGTGATCGAGGCGATGGGCCGGGCGACGGGAGGTTCGCTTCACGAAATGAAGGTGGACGGGGGGGCGGCCCAGAGCGATCTCCTCCTCCAGATCCAAGCCAACCTGCTCGGGCTCTCGGTCGCGCGCTCCCGCTCTCCTGAGGCGACAGCGCTTGGCGTGGGCCTCCTGGCGGGCCGGGAGACCGGGTTCTTCACGAATCTGGAAGGGAGCTCCTTCGGGCAGATCGAGCGGATCTTCTCGCCCCTTCTCGATTCCCGGGAGCGGCTCCGCAAGCGGGAGGAGTGGAAGAGCGCGGTCGAGCGGGCCCAGGGATGGAGAGGGGAAGGATCCGCAGATCTCTCATCAGGTTAG
- a CDS encoding M20/M25/M40 family metallo-hydrolase, translating to MVFDKTLAIRQNRVNVPTTGSSPLDWNRLGKEALEILQAYVRIPSVNPPADTTETADFLRRLLEESGFSPRVYASGPTQRNVLARLPGRDPARKPLLLLNHMDVVPADASRWKLPPFAATVQGGFLWGRGTLDMKGLGIQQLMAFLALQRAGIVPPRTILFLATADEESGGQYGIRWMIENHWKDLGPEYVLDESGFGTRDLFASPRLVFVIQVGDKQPVWLRLRATGRPGHGSIPTPDDAPAVLLRAIARILERKEVDRPPEVVDAMVARVGAPLAPHPFTDSIRRNSVALTSLSAGVGTPPKINVIPSLAEATLDCRLLPGVDPQGFLSSIRSLVADLPVSIELANEVADPAPPSRWDTPFFAAIERTVGRHYPEAVVSPLLSSGFTDSRYLRQKGAVAYGFMPMVLDPETAWSAHSDSERIPVAEFQRGIRVLFDLLQEEF from the coding sequence TTGGTCTTTGACAAGACCCTTGCGATCCGCCAAAACCGGGTCAACGTGCCGACGACCGGTTCTTCCCCCCTCGACTGGAACCGCCTGGGCAAGGAGGCGCTCGAGATCCTCCAGGCATATGTTCGCATTCCTTCGGTCAACCCGCCGGCCGATACGACAGAGACCGCGGATTTCCTGCGACGGCTCCTGGAGGAGAGCGGATTTTCCCCCCGGGTCTATGCGAGCGGTCCCACGCAGCGCAACGTCCTCGCCCGCCTGCCAGGGCGCGATCCGGCGCGCAAGCCCCTCCTCCTGCTCAACCACATGGATGTGGTCCCGGCGGATGCCTCCCGATGGAAGCTTCCTCCCTTCGCCGCGACGGTCCAAGGGGGCTTCCTTTGGGGTCGGGGCACGCTCGACATGAAGGGGCTCGGGATCCAGCAGCTCATGGCCTTCCTGGCGCTCCAGAGGGCCGGGATCGTGCCGCCGCGGACCATCCTCTTCCTGGCCACCGCAGACGAGGAGAGCGGGGGCCAATACGGCATCCGCTGGATGATCGAAAATCACTGGAAGGATCTTGGGCCTGAGTATGTGCTCGACGAGTCGGGGTTCGGTACCCGCGATCTCTTTGCTTCGCCCAGGCTCGTCTTTGTGATCCAAGTGGGGGACAAGCAGCCGGTCTGGCTCCGGCTGCGGGCAACCGGCCGCCCGGGTCACGGCTCAATCCCGACGCCGGACGACGCCCCGGCGGTCCTCTTGCGCGCGATCGCCCGGATCCTCGAACGGAAGGAGGTCGACCGGCCTCCCGAGGTCGTAGACGCGATGGTCGCCCGGGTGGGGGCGCCGCTCGCTCCCCATCCCTTCACCGACTCGATCCGGCGCAACTCGGTCGCTCTCACCAGCCTCTCGGCGGGGGTGGGGACCCCCCCCAAGATCAACGTGATCCCCTCGCTCGCCGAGGCGACCTTGGACTGCCGCCTCCTCCCCGGGGTCGATCCCCAGGGGTTCCTTTCCTCGATCCGATCCCTGGTGGCCGATCTCCCGGTATCGATCGAGCTGGCGAACGAGGTCGCCGACCCCGCGCCCCCGAGTCGCTGGGACACCCCTTTCTTCGCGGCCATTGAGCGGACGGTCGGGCGCCACTATCCGGAAGCGGTCGTGAGCCCGCTGCTCAGCTCGGGCTTCACCGACTCGCGCTACCTGCGCCAGAAAGGGGCCGTGGCCTACGGGTTCATGCCGATGGTCCTCGATCCCGAAACCGCCTGGAGCGCTCATTCCGACTCGGAGCGGATACCCGTTGCCGAGTTCCAGCGGGGCATCCGGGTGCTCTTCGACCTGTTGCAGGAGGAGTTCTAG
- a CDS encoding NADP-dependent oxidoreductase, with product MSLPNRQLLLVRRPEGAFRNEDFLLATTELPEDLAPGEILVRNLFVSIDPYLRLLAGGGETFTRSLTLGQPMASWAAGEVAASRDPGIASGDKVVTYLGWQLFGICRGAEARKVSGRLPLPAYLGVAGMPGVTAYLGIFDIGRPKAGETVVVSAAAGAVGGIAGQLARMHGCRVVGIAGGPIKCRHVVEDLGFGASVDYKAADFPGDLGRAAPEGIDLYFDSVGGPVLEAVLPLLNPFARIVLCGHISTYNRPETPVPKGWEFLLSRRVRLQGFIVGDRLDRWPEALARLERWAAEGKLRYEETIVRGLEHAPEALRDLFQGKSLGKLVVAL from the coding sequence GTGAGCCTCCCCAATCGACAGCTGCTCCTGGTCCGCCGACCGGAGGGAGCTTTCCGGAACGAGGATTTCTTGCTCGCCACGACGGAGCTCCCGGAGGATTTGGCCCCTGGGGAGATCCTGGTCCGGAATCTCTTCGTGTCGATCGACCCCTACCTGCGGCTCCTGGCCGGCGGCGGGGAGACCTTCACCCGATCGCTCACGCTCGGGCAACCGATGGCGAGCTGGGCGGCGGGAGAGGTCGCGGCTTCGCGGGATCCCGGGATCGCATCGGGGGACAAGGTGGTGACCTACCTCGGCTGGCAGCTTTTCGGCATCTGCCGCGGGGCGGAGGCGCGGAAGGTGAGCGGTCGCTTGCCCTTGCCGGCCTACCTCGGCGTCGCGGGCATGCCGGGAGTGACCGCCTATCTGGGCATCTTTGACATTGGTCGTCCCAAGGCGGGGGAGACCGTCGTCGTCTCGGCCGCGGCGGGAGCGGTCGGAGGCATTGCGGGCCAGCTCGCCCGGATGCACGGCTGCCGCGTGGTCGGCATCGCCGGTGGCCCCATCAAGTGTCGGCATGTCGTCGAGGATTTGGGCTTTGGTGCCTCCGTCGACTACAAGGCGGCCGATTTCCCAGGCGACCTTGGCCGCGCGGCTCCAGAAGGGATCGACCTCTATTTCGACAGCGTGGGAGGTCCGGTCCTGGAAGCGGTGCTGCCGCTCCTCAACCCTTTTGCCCGGATCGTCCTCTGCGGCCACATCTCGACCTACAACCGCCCGGAAACCCCCGTCCCGAAGGGATGGGAGTTCCTCCTCTCGCGCCGGGTCCGCCTCCAGGGATTTATCGTCGGCGACCGGCTCGACCGCTGGCCCGAGGCCTTGGCACGCCTCGAGCGTTGGGCGGCGGAAGGAAAGCTCCGCTACGAGGAGACGATCGTCCGAGGTCTTGAGCACGCTCCGGAAGCCCTTCGGGATCTTTTTCAAGGGAAATCCCTCGGCAAGCTGGTGGTCGCTCTCTAG
- a CDS encoding GNAT family N-acetyltransferase: protein MRLECGLCTVRDWRLDDETALIAAANNRKVWRNLTHRFPHPYTQNHAREWLASLAATPEPTHWAIEVEGVAAGGIGVDRGEGVFAKSGHLGYWLGEPYWGRGIMTAAVRAVSEYALDHFGLVRLQSYVFAWNPASMRVLQKAGFVREGILRKSVYKDGECIDEALYALVR, encoded by the coding sequence ATGCGTCTAGAATGCGGCTTGTGCACGGTTCGGGATTGGCGTCTGGACGACGAGACGGCGCTGATCGCTGCGGCCAACAACCGGAAGGTCTGGCGCAATCTGACCCACCGGTTTCCCCATCCCTACACCCAGAATCATGCACGAGAGTGGCTGGCCTCTTTGGCAGCGACGCCTGAGCCGACCCACTGGGCGATCGAAGTGGAAGGCGTGGCCGCCGGTGGGATCGGAGTCGATCGGGGAGAAGGCGTCTTCGCCAAATCCGGCCACCTCGGCTACTGGCTTGGGGAGCCCTATTGGGGCCGCGGCATCATGACAGCCGCCGTCCGCGCGGTCTCGGAGTACGCCTTGGACCACTTTGGCCTGGTGCGTCTTCAGTCCTATGTCTTTGCGTGGAACCCGGCCTCGATGCGCGTGCTCCAAAAGGCGGGCTTTGTGCGCGAAGGGATCCTCCGCAAGAGCGTCTACAAGGACGGCGAATGCATCGATGAAGCTCTCTACGCGCTGGTCCGCTGA
- the modA gene encoding molybdate ABC transporter substrate-binding protein, with the protein MKLVQSLLFACLFWCAASAHAEKITIAAAADLKFAMDEIVTSFQQANASAEVDVVYGSSGKFYTQIQQGAPYDLYFSADVAFPHELAKAGLAASEPRLYAFGRIVLWSAKLDARKMTLANLTDANITRIAIANPKHAPYGKRAEEALRASGLWEKVEPKLVYGENIARTAELVQTGNAQVGVIALALAVNPELASKGGYWLIPDHLYEPLEQGFILTKRAEGNDLARRFADYMGGKPARAIMTKYGFVLPGEVVSK; encoded by the coding sequence GTGAAACTGGTCCAGTCCCTGCTATTCGCCTGTCTATTCTGGTGCGCGGCATCCGCCCATGCCGAAAAAATTACCATCGCAGCGGCGGCCGATCTCAAGTTTGCGATGGATGAGATCGTCACCAGCTTCCAGCAGGCCAACGCCAGCGCCGAGGTGGACGTGGTTTATGGCTCCTCCGGGAAGTTCTATACCCAGATTCAGCAGGGGGCACCCTACGACCTCTATTTCTCGGCCGATGTCGCTTTTCCGCACGAGCTAGCCAAGGCGGGCTTGGCCGCCTCCGAGCCGAGGCTCTACGCCTTCGGCCGCATCGTGCTCTGGAGCGCAAAGCTGGACGCCCGCAAAATGACGCTCGCCAACCTGACCGATGCCAACATTACCCGCATTGCCATCGCCAACCCGAAGCACGCACCCTACGGCAAGCGCGCCGAGGAGGCCCTGCGCGCTTCCGGGCTCTGGGAGAAGGTCGAACCGAAGCTCGTCTATGGAGAGAACATCGCCCGGACCGCCGAGCTGGTGCAGACGGGTAACGCCCAGGTCGGCGTCATCGCGCTGGCTCTGGCGGTCAATCCCGAGCTGGCGAGCAAGGGTGGCTACTGGCTGATCCCCGATCACCTGTACGAACCCCTGGAGCAAGGCTTCATCCTGACCAAGCGAGCCGAAGGCAACGACCTGGCTCGCCGCTTTGCCGACTACATGGGCGGCAAACCGGCGCGAGCCATCATGACCAAGTATGGCTTCGTCCTCCCGGGCGAAGTGGTCAGCAAGTAG
- a CDS encoding rhodanese-like domain-containing protein, with protein sequence MISSLLPSFRLALGFLLLLALWGAVPLRGEEPSIPIAPGDPWTRSDILLPKDFLALQKPGSPSYRIFQVGFPFLYKAGHIHGAIYIGAGKDPEGIQALKDALSSLPKDQKILLYCGCCPLDVCPNIRPAFQAAKELGFSDAKVLYLPHDFVQDWTHKGYPTEKGW encoded by the coding sequence ATGATTTCTTCCCTCCTCCCCTCGTTCCGACTGGCCCTGGGATTTCTCCTCCTCCTCGCGCTATGGGGCGCCGTCCCTCTCCGGGGTGAAGAGCCTTCGATTCCGATCGCTCCGGGTGACCCTTGGACCAGAAGCGACATCCTCCTGCCGAAGGATTTCTTGGCGCTGCAGAAGCCGGGAAGCCCTTCCTACCGGATCTTTCAGGTCGGCTTTCCCTTCCTCTACAAGGCGGGCCATATCCACGGCGCGATCTATATCGGCGCGGGAAAGGACCCCGAAGGCATCCAGGCGCTCAAGGACGCGCTCTCCTCACTCCCTAAGGATCAGAAGATCCTTCTCTACTGCGGCTGCTGTCCTCTGGATGTCTGCCCCAACATCCGGCCGGCGTTCCAGGCTGCGAAGGAGCTGGGATTCTCCGATGCGAAGGTCCTCTACCTGCCCCACGACTTTGTGCAGGACTGGACCCACAAGGGATATCCAACCGAAAAAGGTTGGTGA
- a CDS encoding IS607 family transposase: protein MKLSVWAKRQGIGYKTAWRMWKDGKLPVPAEQLPTGTVIVHAEERQPRGVALYARVSSADQKADLDRQLARLTEWAIAKRLTIVDAVKEVGSGMDDQRKGLLRLLRDPKIGTILVEHRDRLMRLGCEPLEAALAAHGRSVRVVDPEERTDDRIRDLEEVILSLAAGLYGKRSARNRARKALEALHQ from the coding sequence ATGAAGCTGAGCGTCTGGGCAAAGCGGCAGGGGATTGGCTACAAGACGGCTTGGCGGATGTGGAAGGACGGGAAGCTGCCCGTGCCGGCCGAGCAGCTGCCGACCGGGACGGTGATCGTGCATGCGGAGGAGAGGCAGCCCAGGGGCGTGGCCCTCTATGCCCGCGTCTCCAGCGCCGACCAGAAGGCGGATCTCGATCGGCAGCTGGCGCGGTTGACGGAGTGGGCGATCGCCAAGCGGTTGACGATCGTCGATGCGGTCAAGGAGGTGGGCTCGGGAATGGACGACCAGCGCAAGGGGCTCTTGCGGCTTTTGCGCGATCCCAAGATCGGTACCATTCTCGTCGAGCATCGGGACCGGTTGATGCGCTTGGGATGCGAGCCTCTGGAGGCGGCCTTGGCTGCACATGGCCGATCGGTGCGAGTTGTCGATCCGGAGGAGAGGACCGACGACAGGATCCGCGATCTAGAGGAGGTCATCCTCTCCCTGGCTGCGGGGCTCTACGGCAAGCGGTCCGCCAGGAACCGCGCGAGGAAGGCGCTGGAGGCTCTTCATCAGTGA
- a CDS encoding GlxA family transcriptional regulator — protein sequence MEPPFSITTAIPLLWGVIPVSVVGPAHLLGKIGSGFAGPCRPCGPGRFRVHLLSVDGRPVELESMRIRSDGALGEMPAPDLIYVPGPEADFEQALERNRPYLDWIRTSYARGATVATSCSGALFLAEAGLLHGRRATTHWCHADYFRKRYPEVRWQISRLVVEDGRVITAGGATAYLNLMIQLAERFLGREQALAVARFTLVDPERNSQLPYMVRLNQQPHGDSVVRRAQEFLSEAPEKPLSLPELAASCGVSPRTLLRRFRTALGESPGEYRQGLRIERAKQLLANTDRTVEEIVAEVGYDDSRSFRRLFLKQVGISPKRYRRKFTVFCADPEKEEAASESCSCPTAT from the coding sequence ATGGAACCCCCCTTCTCGATCACGACAGCAATCCCGCTCCTCTGGGGAGTCATTCCGGTGTCGGTCGTGGGACCCGCTCACCTTCTGGGAAAGATCGGCTCGGGTTTCGCAGGCCCCTGCCGGCCCTGCGGCCCGGGGCGCTTCCGCGTCCATCTGCTCTCGGTCGACGGAAGGCCGGTCGAGCTCGAGTCGATGCGGATCCGGTCCGACGGTGCGCTCGGCGAGATGCCCGCTCCCGACCTGATCTATGTCCCGGGTCCGGAAGCCGATTTTGAGCAGGCGCTCGAGCGCAATCGCCCTTATCTCGACTGGATCCGCACCAGCTACGCCCGGGGTGCCACCGTGGCGACCTCCTGCTCGGGAGCGCTCTTCCTCGCCGAAGCGGGCCTTCTCCACGGACGCCGAGCGACGACCCACTGGTGCCATGCGGACTACTTCCGGAAGCGTTATCCCGAGGTCCGGTGGCAGATCTCCCGGCTCGTCGTCGAGGACGGTCGAGTCATCACCGCGGGCGGTGCGACCGCCTATCTCAACCTGATGATCCAGCTCGCCGAAAGGTTCCTCGGCCGGGAGCAGGCCCTCGCGGTGGCTCGGTTTACGCTGGTCGACCCGGAGCGCAACTCTCAGCTTCCCTACATGGTTCGATTGAACCAGCAGCCGCATGGGGACAGCGTCGTCCGGCGAGCCCAGGAGTTCCTCTCCGAGGCTCCCGAAAAGCCCCTTTCGCTCCCCGAGCTCGCCGCCTCCTGCGGGGTCAGTCCCCGGACCCTCCTTCGCCGGTTTCGGACCGCCTTAGGAGAGAGCCCGGGGGAGTATCGGCAGGGGCTGCGGATCGAGCGGGCCAAGCAGCTCCTGGCCAACACCGATCGGACGGTGGAGGAGATCGTCGCCGAGGTCGGCTACGATGATTCCCGCTCCTTTCGCCGCCTCTTCCTCAAGCAGGTCGGCATCTCACCCAAGCGCTACCGGCGCAAGTTCACGGTTTTCTGTGCCGATCCGGAGAAGGAGGAAGCGGCCTCGGAGTCCTGCTCCTGCCCGACGGCGACGTAG